The following proteins come from a genomic window of Malus domestica chromosome 02, GDT2T_hap1:
- the LOC103418208 gene encoding E3 ubiquitin-protein ligase RSL1-like: MCPVQGCAGLLDPDYCRPILPDDIFDGWGNALCESALVDESDDICSTFVCDFCVERVDLKDSFNIKGCSHFYRQYCIVKFVASKLDDNVSSIICPAQGCTGSLDLDYCRPILPTDVFDRWGKAIYESVVIGPQKKNHLYCPFATCSALLIHEGPEDTNQARCPHCKREFCAKCEAPWHTEFNCAMFQKLRDKGEDKMLKELAKNKNWRRCPRCNYYVERIDGCSYMKCRCGFAFCYSCGIQAVEHTRYCQSCKK, from the exons ATGTGCCCCGTACAAGGCTGCGCCGGCTTGCTAGACCCCGACTACTGCCGTCCAATCCTCCCAGATGACATCTTTGATGGGTGGGGCAATGCTTTGTGTGAATCTGCACTCGTGGATGAGAGTGATGATATCTGTTCAACTTTTGTATGTGACTTCTGTGTTGAGCGAGTTGATCTAAAAGACTCGTTTAACATTAAGGGTTGCTCCCATTTTTACCGTCAATACTGCATTGTCAAATTCGTAGCATCCAAGCTTGATGACAATGTATCTTCCATTATATGCCCTGCACAAGGCTGCACCGGCTCATTAGACCTTGACTACTGTCGTCCTATCCTCCCAACCGATGTCTTTGATAGGTGGGGCAAGGCGATATATGAATCTGTGGTTATCGGGCCTCAGAAGAAGAATCACTTATACTGTCCCTTTGCCACGTGCTCCGCGCTGTTGATCCACGAAGGGCCAGAGGATACCAATCAGGCTCGGTGTCCTCATTGCAAGAGAGAGTTTTGTGCGAAGTGTGAGGCTCCTTGGCATACCGAATTCAATTGCGCCATGTTTCAGAAACTGAGAGATAAGGGTGAAGACAAGATGCTGAAAGAACTTGCCAAGAATAAGAACTGGAGGAGGTGCCCACGTTGCAATTACTATGTTGAAAGAATAGATGGGTGCAGCTACATGAAATGCAG GTGCGGATTTGCTTTCTGTTACAGTTGTGGAATTCAAGCTGTCGAACATACCCGTTATTGTCAAAGCTGTAAGAAATAA